In a genomic window of Thiosocius teredinicola:
- a CDS encoding HDOD domain-containing protein, with amino-acid sequence MNAALSFEATNEILGSVKIPATPAVFMELHELMQKDEPDIDEVSAAISKDMGLAALVLKTVNSPFFGLRAKAKSIRQATTLLGLLNISNIVAGLALRRAMEDSGAPTPEHYWESPVNIGMVSAKLSRQFAGVSPDEAYMLGLFHNAGVPLMMMRFDDYLKTMGDAEASMVDVTQLEDERYKTNHAVIGYFVCRSWGLPEHVGELILRHHDVVEVLAENGGAMSKTGISLAVLKMAEHIDRRYWGKADDPEWDRWGEQVLAYAGISSTDFEDIVEDMTELLAAG; translated from the coding sequence TTGAACGCCGCACTCAGTTTTGAAGCCACTAACGAAATTCTCGGTTCGGTCAAGATTCCGGCCACACCTGCCGTGTTCATGGAACTGCATGAGTTGATGCAGAAGGACGAGCCCGACATCGACGAGGTGTCGGCGGCGATTTCAAAGGATATGGGTTTGGCGGCGTTGGTGCTGAAAACGGTCAACTCGCCATTCTTCGGGTTGCGCGCCAAGGCGAAGTCGATTCGCCAGGCGACCACATTGCTCGGCCTTTTGAACATCAGCAACATCGTCGCCGGCCTGGCCTTGCGCAGGGCCATGGAAGATTCCGGCGCACCAACCCCGGAGCACTATTGGGAATCGCCAGTGAATATCGGCATGGTGTCGGCCAAGCTATCGCGCCAGTTCGCCGGCGTGAGTCCGGACGAGGCCTACATGCTTGGCCTGTTCCACAATGCCGGCGTGCCGCTGATGATGATGCGGTTCGACGACTATCTGAAGACGATGGGTGACGCCGAAGCGTCAATGGTCGACGTCACGCAACTCGAAGACGAGCGCTACAAGACCAACCACGCGGTCATCGGGTATTTCGTCTGCAGGAGTTGGGGGCTTCCCGAGCATGTCGGCGAGTTGATCCTGCGGCACCATGATGTGGTCGAGGTATTGGCGGAGAATGGCGGCGCCATGTCGAAGACCGGGATCTCGCTGGCGGTCCTCAAAATGGCCGAACATATCGACCGCCGCTACTGGGGCAAGGCAGACGATCCTGAATGGGATCGATGGGGCGAACAGGTGCTCGCCTACGCCGGTATCAGCTCAACCGACTTCGAAGACATCGTCGAAGATATGACCGAGCTGTTGGCCGCGGGCTGA
- a CDS encoding CBS domain-containing protein, with product MTQKVLSAAPDDGVRETFFRMREAGIRHLPVLEGAQLVGMISDRDLRRPDWVDEAPDLSHEYQLDDNLSVGDLMSHNPVTVHTYDELAKACALIDEHGFGALPVLDKGNHLVGIISKADLVRAFAKLLNDGHVHAP from the coding sequence ATGACCCAGAAAGTGCTGAGCGCCGCGCCGGACGATGGCGTTCGCGAGACATTCTTTCGCATGCGCGAAGCAGGGATTCGGCATCTGCCGGTGCTCGAGGGCGCGCAACTGGTAGGCATGATCAGCGACCGCGACCTGCGGAGGCCCGACTGGGTCGACGAAGCGCCGGATCTGTCGCACGAATACCAGCTCGACGACAACCTGTCGGTCGGCGACCTGATGTCGCACAACCCGGTTACGGTGCATACCTATGACGAGCTGGCCAAGGCGTGTGCGCTGATCGATGAACACGGGTTCGGCGCGCTGCCGGTGCTCGACAAGGGAAACCACCTGGTCGGTATCATCAGCAAAGCCGACCTGGTTCGCGCCTTCGCCAAGCTACTCAACGATGGTCATGTACACGCCCCCTGA